TAGTAGTGCTCAATAACATTACTGCATCAACACAGTTATAACCTAATATTACTGTTTGTTAGCAAAAGTAGATGGTTTTGTGTTTGGGTCTTTTCCCTCTGCCTGTATTTCAGCTTCAACTATCCACCGGTTAAAATGGTTAGTCAATACTTTATATATTTCAGCCACCATTTTATGTTAAATTCTCATTACTCATTAATGTTCTCTGGAGACTCACACTCATATTAACATCCTGATAGAGTAGTGGGACATCACTGATAGTGCTCAGTGGTATAATTTTTGCCATTAAGTTTACACTTGTAATATAGtttattttcaaaatgtttgtttttttttcgtttgatttGTGTACAGATGTGGATAGCGATACCAGCCTGATCAGCATCAAGACGGCTGATGGAGAAACAATGAAGCAATTGTCAGCCAAAGTCTGTAGGCTTCTCAACCTGAGTACTAGTGGTTATGTTTTTCAGGTACCcttgactgtttctgtctgtctgcttctgtgtctttcagtctgtctgcctgaatcTGTAtgcatatggatgtgtgtgtgtgtgtgtgtgtgtgtatgtgagtaaatGTGTTTATGTGCAAGTGTACGTGTGTAATGTATGcgggtgtgtgcacgtgtatgtgcgtgcatttgtgcgtTTGATGAGATACTGGATCATGAGTGCACCTTTTATAAACAAGTCTTGAATTATAGTTGAAACAAATCAAATGGCTAAACAAAaaggtgtactttttttttttttttaagaaaaagaaacgtTTAAGAATATAGTCCAGGTAATCGAATGAAATGAACTCTTGTAAACCCTTTTTCTGATAATTTGCACAACTGTCTCATTCAAAAGTAAAATTTATATGCTGTTATGATAtctagagatatatatatatatatgtatatataatgttatatcaggtcgtactgtgtgtgtgtgtttatgttcgtgtgtgtgtgtgtgtgaaagtcaacaGAGCTGCTAATTTATGTCCAGATCTGTCTTGccataaaaaaacaccaacaaaaaacctaGGTGCTAGATATGGAAATTATGTTGCACTGGTCAATCTGTTTGTGCACAGCTGCGCAACGCCCGTGGGTCCCTCATTCCCCTGAACGGCAAGCTGGAAGAGAACACCAAGGAAAAGTGAGTCTGGTCACCGGCTGGTCTGGAAACATCTCAGATTAGATAAGACTGCAAAATTTGAGTTTGACTTCGTGTGGATTATCTGGATACTTGTGTATATTGCATAGATACAAAAatttgggtgggtgagtgtgtgtgtgtgtgtgtgtgtttgcatactgtGTATGTATCATTGAATGCCACTGCATGCAGAATATGGATTATCCACTTCCATTGTTCTGAGTAAAGAATGCCTTCTCACAGAGTGCAAAGTAAACTTAATGTTAGTATTATAATTTATACAAGGCATTAGTACTGGTAACCATGCTTATAGAAACTTTATAATCGTATAGTGATGctgtctgcaaacacacacacacacacacacacacacatatcatagtCACATACTTTCTCCCTATATACAAAGATTTAGATGTTTGCCATTCTCCCCCTAAGCCCCATACCAAgacatctacaaacacacacagagtcacgtacacatgcacccacagacacagacagagacttctCTTCCTCACTTTGCTTCTGATAGTGATACCATGTTTTAAATTGTTCCTTGAATTTTGTTTTCCATGTTTCAGTCCCTATTTACTGTCTGTTTTCAAGGAGTATCAGACAGGTAAGGATTGGTTTATATTTCTGTGCTTTGAAACCTAAAGTTTAACTCACCCGGGCCAGAAAGTTTTCtgccttgcttttccctacagacggcccatttgttagggttagaaaaaaaattacaaaaaatacaaaacataaggtaactgaatgaaactcactgtacttgacccactgacccctctcctctgGTCGTGTGTatgcccacctccctccctcttcactacCCTCTGAATCTGATTCACTgccagtaccttcttgctggaagctttcttcactgcagatactttattcaacgtcttcatcattctCGTCGATGTcagaaccttcagtttgaagcatttcaatcacttcattGTCGTGATCTATTTTGCTCCAAAAAtctccacttgtatcgcctgcgacgccattttcgatacatatgcagattagcttgtcatgtggggtgccaAACTCAGACGCTCGCCAGCGAGTGTGTTGTCACGGAATCTCACGATGAAACTTTCCATTTGGCCCCTTAACACATTTACAgtgcccagtgtagctgcgattgttatgctacctcaTGAGGGAAAtgtggaaaacaaaatattattgtcgaaactgctatagcgttccgtcgtccagaACTCTGCCTTCCGTCAgaaacgctatagcgttccattgtcCGGAGTAAGTTAAATGCTTGTTTTTTTATGGTTAATCAGACCGAGAGAAAAGCatgtttttttggctttttttctggtttgttaTATTCTATGAACAAAGTGATCATTGAGAGGTTGTGGCTTTGAACCTAACCAATTTTAAAAGCATGTTGTAAGATTTTTCAGTGGCTGACGAGTTTCTACTTTGAACTGAGTTTGTTAATAGGCTCAGATGTGAAGACTGGTACAACAGAGTTGAATGTTGTCCACTTCATCAGATCTATGTGTCTTTAAGAGTCCACCTCAAATTTCctaacactgttgttgttttgcaaggGGTTTTATTACCTATGTTCCATAATGCAGGGTCTGTTCTGGAGCGTGGCCTCATGGGAACCTAAATTTGTGACAGTGATACCTGTGATAGTGATACCTAATGCATGTGACAGTGATGCCAAATGTCTGTGACAGTGATACCTAATGTGTGTGAGCGATGAATAATGTGTGTGATAGTGATGCCtaatgtgtgtgacagaaatgtgtgtgacagtgatgaataatgtgtgacagtgatgaatgatgtgtgtaacTGTGATAACAAATGTGTGACAATGATGAATAATGTGTGTAACTGTGATAACaaatgtgtgacagtgatgaatAATCTGTGTAACTGTGATAACaaatgtgtgacagtgatgaatAATGTGTGTAACTGTGATAACAAATGCGACAGTGATGAATAATCTGTGTAACTGTGATAACaaatgtgtgacagtgatgaatAATGTGAGTAACTGTGATAACaaatgtgtgacagtgatgaatAATGTGAGTAACTGTGATAACaaatgtgtgacagtgatgaataatgtgtgtaactgtgataacagctgtgtgacagtgatgaaTAATGTAACTGTGATAACagatgtgtgacagtgatgaatAATCTGTGTAACTGTGATAACagatgtgtgacagtgatgaatAATCTGTGTAACTGTGATAACAAATGTGTGACAGTGGTGAATAATGTAACTGTGATAACaaatgtgtgacagtgatgaataatgtgtgtaactgtgataacaaatgtgtgacagtgatgaataatgtgtgtaactgtgataacaaatgtgtgacagtgatgaatAATCTGTGTAACTGTGATAACaaatgtgtgacagtgatgaataatgtgtgacagtgatgaatAATCTGTGTAACTGTGATAACaaatgtgtgacagtgatgaataatgtgtgtaactgtgataacaaatgtgtgacagtgatgaatAATCTGTGTAACTGTGATAACaaatgtgtgacagtgatgaatAATGTGTGACAGTGATGCCCAAACCCAGAAGTGTTCAGGCGGacaccttctcctccaccatccATAACCAGACCCAGATGTTTCTGtccagggtatgtgtgtgtacatattttatgtgcgtgtttgtgtgtgtgtgtatgcgtgagtacttgtttgcatgtgtgtttgtatgtgtgtgtgtgtgtgtgtatgcgtgtgtgtgtgtaagtttgtgtggtgtgtgtgtgtaagtttgtgtgctATGAGTCAGGAATGGGGTGGGGTTGCCTTCTGTTGATCCTTTGCTAACATGTGGTAGCAAGCCTACACAAAAGTGTAAAGATGGCAAGCGTTGGAAGTCCTTTGAGGATGAAGTCGCTTGCTTCAGTCTCCATGCATACAATGCCCTTGTGGAGatcctgaaaaaaacacacacacacacacacacacacaaaaaaaaaaccctgttagaGATAATTtacttcatttgttttccctttttaaattttttttttaatactaaataTGATACATATCAAGGACATATCATTTtcccattatttttcttttccctttactTGACTTAGTTGTTTGAAAGATTTTCATATGAAACATCCtgaaattcttttgtttttttcattttgcttaCTTATATACAGTGTATTAAACCAGATAAAGAGATGGTAAACGAGTGATCATATTGGAAACATGGCATAAAGGAACACAgtgttccacccacccacctttttaaaaaaatttattttgttatagtttttgtttgtatgataaTCCTTCAATGTCTGCTACCTCTTGAGAAGTATCAGAATATATGATTTATCTAAATAAAAAATGATACATACTTATTTTCAGTTACGGGGATCAAGTTGACAGAACTTTATAGTCTCGTCTTCATTCAGTAGTTGTGACCACTTTGTTATGagtggctgtcttttttttttttttttttctcacatgcaTACAGTATATTATACCTTTTCCTCAACTTTTCCTCTCACTTTGAATCATTGGCTTCAATGGTTTGAAATATTTTCAAGATGAAGTATACAAATGCTTTCccgtttgggcttttttttttttttcccctcactgaCAGTGATAGTTCTAGACACAGAAAAAAGTACTCCAGGTCCTCTACCTAGCCCGCctacccctccttcccttccatcTTACCCCATGTGTTGCTGTAGCTGCTGACAGTGACGctagtgatgacgatggtgtcatgtgtgtcacatgtgttGCTGTAGCTGATGACAGTGTcactagtggtgatgatggtgtcatgtGTGTCCCATGTGTTGCTGTAGCTGCAGACAGTGTtgctagtggtgatgatggtgtcatgtGTGTCCTATGTGTTGCTGTAGCTGCAGACAGTGTtgctagtggtgatgatggtgtcatgtgtgtcacatgtgttGCTGTAGCTGCAGACAGTGTtgctagtggtgatgatggtgtcatgtGTGTCCCATGTGTTGCTGTAGCTGCTGACGGTGTcgctagtggtgatgatggtgtcatgtgtgtcacatgtgttGCTGTAGCTGCAGACAGTGTtgctagtggtgatgatggtgtcatgtgtgtcacatgtgttGCTGTAGCTGCTGACAGTGTtgctagtggtgatgatggtgtcatgtgtgtcacatgtgttGCTGTAGCTGCTGACAGTGAcgctagtggtgatgatggtgtcatgtGTGTCCTATGTGTTGCTGTAGCTGCTGACGGTGTCGctagtggtgatgttggtgtcatGTGTGTCCTATGTGTTGTTGTAGCTGATGACAATGTcgctagtggtgatgatggtgtcatgtGTGTCCCATGTGTTGCTGTAGCTGCAGACAGTGTtgctagtggtgatgatggtgtcatgtgtgtcacatgtgttGCTGTAGCTGCTGACAGtgttgctagtggtggtggtgtcatgtgtgtcacatgtgttGCTGTAGCTGCTGACAGTGAcgctagtggtgatgatggtgtcatgtgtgtcacatgtgttGCTGTAGCTGCTGACGGTGTCGctagtggtgatgttggtgtcatgtgtgtcctatgtgttgttgtagctgatgacaatgttgctagtggtgatgatggtgttgtgtgtgtcccatgTGTTGCTGTAGCTGATGAGTGTTGCTAGTGGTGATGACGGTGtcatgtgtgttacatgtgttgcTGTAGCTGACAGTGTcgctagtggtgatgatggtgtcatgtGTGTCCCATGTGTTGCTGTAGCTGATGACAGTGTcgctagtggtgatgatggtgtcatggGTGTCCCACGTGTTGCTGTAGCTGATGAGTGttgctagtgatgatgatggtgtcatgtgTGTCCCATGTGTTGCTGTAGCTGATGACAGTGTTGCTAGTGGTGATGACGGTGtcatgtgtgttacatgtgttgcTGTAGCTGACAGTGTCgctagtggtgatgatggcgttATGTTTGTCACATGTGTTGCTGTAGCTGACAGTGTTGCTAGTGGTGATAATGGTGTCATGTGTGTCCCATGTGTTGCTGTAGCTGATGACAGTGTTGctagtggtgatgttggtgtcatGTGTGTCCCATGTGTTGCTGTAGCTGCTGACGGTGTCTctagtggtgatgttggtgtcatGTGTGTCCTATGTGTTGTTGTAGCTGATGACAGTGAcgctagtggtgatgatggtgtcatgtgtgtcacatgtgttGCTGTAGCTGCTGACAGTGAcgctagtggtgatgatggtgtcatgtGTGTCCTATGTGTTGCTGTAGCTGCTGACGGTGTcgctagtggtgatgatggtgtcatgtgtgtcacatgtgttGCTGTAGCTGCAGACAGTGTtgctagtggtgatgatggtgtcatgtgtgtcctatgtgttgttgtagctgctgacGGTGTcgctagtggtgatgatggtgtcatgtGTGTCCCATGTGTTGCTGTAGCTGCAGACAGTGTtgctagtggtgatgatggtgtcatgtgtgtcacatgtgttGCTGTAGCTGCTGACAGTGTTGCTAGTGGTGATGGTGTCATGTGTGTCCTATGTGTTGCTGTAGCTGCTGACGGTGTCGctagtggtgatgttggtgtcatgtgtgtcctgtgtgttgttgtagctgatgacaatgttgctagtggtgatgatggtgttgtgtgtgtcccatgTGTTGCTGTAGCTGATGAGTGTTGCTAGTGGTGATGACGGTGtcatgtgtgttacatgtgtttcTGTAGCTGACAGTGAcgctagtggtgatgatggtgtcatgtgtgtcacatgtgttGCTGTAGCTGCTGACAGTGAcgctagtgatgatgatggtgtcatgtgtgtcacatgtgttgctgtagctgctgacagtgtcactagtgatgatgatggtgtcatgtgtgtcacatgtgttgctgtagctgctgacagtgtcactagtgatgatgatggtgtcatgtgtgtcacatgtgttGCTGAAGCTGATGACAGTGTCGCTAGTGGTGATGAAGGTGTCATGTTTGTCACATGTGTTGCTGTAGCTGATGACAGtgtcactagtgatgatgatgatggtgtcatgtTTGTCACATGTGCTGTTGTAGCTGCTGACAGTGTcgctagtggtgatgatggtgtcatgtTTGCTTTCAGATCAGCAACCTGGAGAACACCATTCCTGAGCTgaaggtaaagagagaggaaaaaatcaAACAGGTGTGTGAGGAATCATATTACTCTA
The window above is part of the Babylonia areolata isolate BAREFJ2019XMU chromosome 23, ASM4173473v1, whole genome shotgun sequence genome. Proteins encoded here:
- the LOC143298013 gene encoding uncharacterized protein LOC143298013, coding for MAEKVVWITVTLRFSCSDVDSDTSLISIKTADGETMKQLSAKVCRLLNLSTSGYVFQLRNARGSLIPLNGKLEENTKENPYLLSVFKEYQTVMPKPRSVQADTFSSTIHNQTQMFLSRISNLENTIPELKVKREEKIKQEIQELEDKLNFLQKRFNEADQMEWTGIIKKSPLW